The Lentzea guizhouensis genome contains a region encoding:
- a CDS encoding 30S ribosomal protein bS22 translates to MGSVIKKRRKRMSKKKHRKLLRKTRVQRRKRGK, encoded by the coding sequence ATGGGCTCGGTCATCAAGAAGCGCCGCAAGCGCATGTCGAAGAAGAAGCACCGCAAGTTGCTGCGCAAGACGCGAGTCCAGCGCAGGAAGCGCGGCAAGTAA
- a CDS encoding helix-turn-helix domain-containing protein — MPAKENERTGLAQVQFLTVAEVASMMRVSKMTVYRLVHSGELPAVRVGKSFRVPEKAVHAYLENAYFDAG, encoded by the coding sequence ATGCCTGCGAAGGAGAACGAACGAACAGGTCTCGCTCAGGTGCAGTTCCTGACCGTGGCTGAAGTGGCCTCGATGATGCGGGTCTCGAAGATGACCGTGTACCGCCTGGTGCACTCCGGAGAGCTGCCCGCGGTGCGGGTCGGCAAGTCGTTCCGGGTGCCCGAAAAAGCGGTGCACGCCTACCTCGAGAACGCGTACTTCGACGCCGGCTGA